The following nucleotide sequence is from Acidovorax radicis.
GCACGGCCGCCTCCACCCCCAAAACCGAAGCCCAAGTGGGCGAGGAACTGCTGGCCTGGAAGAGCCTGAACCTGCGCGGCCTCTCCGTAGCCACCGCACCCGGCACCGCGCCGCGCGTGGAGGTCAAGGAGACCAGCCTGGTGGACTTTTTCGCGCGCATCGCCATCAACGAGGCGGGCCGCATCAACCTGAGCGACATCGCCAAGACCCCGGCCGAGGCCAGCGCCGCCAATGCCGCCAGCGCAGCCAATGCCACGGCCAATGCAGCGCCTGGGGCCACGCCAGCAGCGGCTACCGCCACGGCCACGACGCAAGCACCCGCCACGCCCGCTTCGGCAGCCCCCCCCCTCGTGGCCCAGGCCGACCCGCTGGCGCCGGTGGTGATCTTCGGGCCGGTGAGCCTCGTCAACGGCAAGGTGCTGTTCTCGGACTTCTTCATCCGGCCCAACTATTCCGCCGACCTCAGCGAGCTGACGGGCAAGCTCAGCGCGTTCTCGTCCGAAGCCCCGGGCGGCGAGCACGGGCTCGCCGACCTGGAGCTGCGAGGCCGCGCCGAAGACTCGGCGTCGCTGGAGGTCACCGGCAAACTCAACCCCCTGGCCAAACCGCTGGCGCTCGACATCACGGGCAAGGTGCGCGATCTGGAGCTGCCGCCACTGTCGCCCTACGCGGTCAAGTACGCCGGCCATGGCATCGAGCGCGGCAAGCTCAGCATGGACGTGAACTACAAGGTGCTGCCCAATGGCCAGCTCACGGCCAGCAACCGCCTGGTGCTCAACCAGCTGACCTTTGGCGAGCCGGTGGAGGGCGCGCCCAACAGCCTGCCCGTGAAACTGGCCGTGGCCCTGCTGGCCGACCGCCAGGGCGTGATCGACCTGGACCTGCCCATCAGCGGTTCGCTCAACGACCCGCAGTTCCGCATCGGCCCTGTGATCTTCAAGATCATCGTCAACCTGATCGGCAAGGCGCTGACCTCGCCCTTCAGCCTGCTGGCCAGCGCCTTTGGCGGTGGTGAAGAGATGAGCAGCGTGCCTTTTGCCCCTGGCAGTGCCGCCCTCGCTCCCGAGGCGCAGAAAAACCTGGGCAAGGTGGTCAAGGCCCTGACCGACCGGCCCGCCCTCAAGCTCACCGTGACCGGCATGGCCAGCCTGCAAGCCGAACGCGAAGGCCTGCAGCGCGAGCGCCTGCAGCAGATGGTGCTGGCCGAAAAGCGCCGAGCCAGCCCGACAGATGCGGCCCCCGAGGCCGAGCCATCCCACACCACGCCAGCCACCAGCACCAACACAGGCACCGACCTCACCGCGACGGCCACCGCAGAGGCGCCCCCCGCGCCGCCCACCATCTCGCCCGCCGAGTACCCCGCACTGCTCAAGGCGGTGTACCGGCGCGCAGACATTCCCAAGCCGCGCAACCTGCTGGGACTGGCCAAAGACCTCACCGTGCCCGAGATGGAAGCCTTGCTGCTGGCCCAACAGCCCGCCACCGAGGCCATGGCCGTCGAGCTGGCCACGCAGCGCGGCCAAGCCGTGCGCGCCTACCTGCTGTCGCAAAAACTGCCGGCCGACCGGCTTTTCGTGGCCGCCCCCAAGGCCGGCAAGCAGCCCGAAAAATGGGCGCCCCACGCTGAGATGAGCCTGGCGACACAGTAGAAAGATAGAGAGGCCTTTGTGTCGCCCCTTGCCAGATTGGTGCGCCGCCCCCGTGGCACGGCCTGGCGTCGCGCTGGCATCTGGGGCTGCGGGCGGCACGAAGCACAATGGCCCCTTGAAATGGAATGGATGACCAGGCGCCGGAACCAAACCCGCCCGCCCCGCTCCCACACTGCAACCATGCCCCACCGTTTGCTCCACCGCCTTGCAGTTACTCTGCTTTTGATAGCTGTTAGCGCTTTATGGACAAGCGCTAGAGCCCAATTTAGTCCCAAATCTGGTGCCACAGACAGCAGCGTGGTCACCACCCCCTATGTGCGGGCAGAACTCGTCGCCCACGCGCCCCAGGGCGTGGCCCCGGGCCAGCCGCTGTGGCTGGGGTTGTCGATCACCCACCAGCCCGAGTGGCATACGTACTGGAAGAACCCGGGCGACTCGGGCCTGCCCACCGAGCTGACCTGGGCCCTGCCCCCCGGCCTGGACGCTGGCGACATCGCCTGGCCACTGCCGCGCAAGATCCCCATCGGCAACCTGGCCAACTATGGCTACGAGGGCACGGTGCTGCTGCCGGTGCCGATCACCGTGGCCAGCACCTTTGCACCCGGCCCGCTGGCGCGGGAAGCCACCATCAAGCTGCATGCATCGTGGCTGGTGTGCCGCAAGGAGTGCATTCCCGAAGAAGGCGATTTCACGCTGCAACTGCCCATCAAGAGCACGACGGCGCTCCACGGTGCTGCGTTTGATGCGGCGGCCCGTGCGCACCCGCAGCCGGTGCTGGCCAACACCGCTGGCATCGTGCCCGACAGCCAGGCGCACATCGCAAACGGCGATAGCCTGCAGGTCAGCGTGCAGGGCCTGCCCGTGGCGCTGCGCGGCAAGACGCTGGACCTGTTCCCCGAAACCGCCGAGGTCATCGACAACGCTGCGCAGTGGAAGCAGGCCTGGAACGGCAGCGTGTGGACCGCGCAGATTCCCCTGTCCGCCCAGCGCAGCGCCAGCCCCAGCCTGATGCCCGTGGTGCTGGCCGAGCAGTCGCCCGCACATGCCACCGGTCCCGACACGCGCACCGGCTACCGCGCAGAGCTGAAGGTGCTGGGCGCCTGGCCGCAGGTCGCGTCGGTGGCCAGCGTGTCGCCCGCGCTGGAGGCCGCGCTCAAGGCGAATGCAGCGCAGGCAAGCGGCGCTGCAACCTCAACTGCGGGCTCTGGCGCCTCGTCCCTCACCCTCACCGCCGCGCTGCTGGGCGCCTTGCTCGGTGGCCTCATCCTCAACCTCATGCCCTGCGTGTTCCCGGTGCTGGCGATCAAGGTGGTGGGCTTCACACAGCATGCGCAAGACCGGCGTGCGCACCGCATCAGCGGCATCGCCTACACAGCGGGCGTGGTGCTGTCGTTCATCGCCCTCGGCGCGCTCATGCTGGGCCTGCGCGCGGCGGGCGAGGCGGTGGGCTGGGGCTTTCAGCTGCAGTCGCCCGCCGTGGTGGCATCGCTGGCGGCGCTGTTCACGCTGATCGCGCTCAACCTCGCGGGCGTGTTCGAGTTCGGGCATTTCCTGCCGTCCTCGGTGGCCAGCCTGCAGGCACGCCACCCGGTGGCCGACAGTTTTCTCACCGGCGTGCTGGCCGTGGCTGTGGCCTCGCCTTGCACGGCGCCGTTCATGGGCGCATCCCTGGGCCTGACCGCCACGCTGCCTGCGCCCCAGGCGCTGGCCGTGTTCGCCGCGCTGGGCATCGGGCTGGCACTGCCGTATCTGGCCGCGAGTTTTGTCCCCGCCGTGGCCCGCGCGTTGCCGCGTCCCGGCGCGTGGATGGACAGCTTGCGCAAGCTCATGGCCTTCCCCATGTTGGCCACCGTGGTGTGGCTGGTGTGGGTGCTGGGGCAGCAAAGTGGCATCGACGGCGCGGGTGCATTGCTGATCCTGCTGGTGGGCCTCGCGCTGGTGGTGTGGTCGCTGTCGCTGGCCGG
It contains:
- a CDS encoding protein-disulfide reductase DsbD family protein, whose translation is MPHRLLHRLAVTLLLIAVSALWTSARAQFSPKSGATDSSVVTTPYVRAELVAHAPQGVAPGQPLWLGLSITHQPEWHTYWKNPGDSGLPTELTWALPPGLDAGDIAWPLPRKIPIGNLANYGYEGTVLLPVPITVASTFAPGPLAREATIKLHASWLVCRKECIPEEGDFTLQLPIKSTTALHGAAFDAAARAHPQPVLANTAGIVPDSQAHIANGDSLQVSVQGLPVALRGKTLDLFPETAEVIDNAAQWKQAWNGSVWTAQIPLSAQRSASPSLMPVVLAEQSPAHATGPDTRTGYRAELKVLGAWPQVASVASVSPALEAALKANAAQASGAATSTAGSGASSLTLTAALLGALLGGLILNLMPCVFPVLAIKVVGFTQHAQDRRAHRISGIAYTAGVVLSFIALGALMLGLRAAGEAVGWGFQLQSPAVVASLAALFTLIALNLAGVFEFGHFLPSSVASLQARHPVADSFLTGVLAVAVASPCTAPFMGASLGLTATLPAPQALAVFAALGIGLALPYLAASFVPAVARALPRPGAWMDSLRKLMAFPMLATVVWLVWVLGQQSGIDGAGALLILLVGLALVVWSLSLAGRARRWMAGVSLTTMALLMWSFGPHVTTQAAAPLTQTGGVAAGSDWQPWSPGAAEQLAATGRPVFVDFTAAWCVTCQYNKKTTLSNADVLADLKSKNVALLRADWTRRDPAITAALAALGRSGVPVYVFYAPGRPPVVLTEVLGVDEVRATIAQL